The following proteins come from a genomic window of Planctomycetota bacterium:
- a CDS encoding sugar ABC transporter permease, whose translation MPNTLSRRGRRENATGYLFASPWLIGFFILTLGPMILSLLFSLIQWDGISVKTIHWVGFGNYTRAAGDPDVHTALVNTAYYSFVSVPLSLAVALGLAVLLNQKIRGLAVFRTIFYMPSVIGGVATIMMWLWVFNPDYGLLNGALRKGCDLLAALGIESARTWELPKWLMSDRWAMPSLILMNLWGAGASMLIFLAALQNVPDSLYEAADLDGAGRWRKFLHITVPQISPAIFFNLVMGIIGSFQVFTQSFLMTGGGPNKATLFYVLYLYNKAFQDFEIGYASALAWILFMIIMFFTLLVLRSSKLWVYYEGE comes from the coding sequence ATGCCCAACACGCTCAGCAGACGCGGCCGCCGCGAGAACGCCACAGGGTACCTCTTCGCCTCCCCGTGGCTCATCGGCTTCTTCATCCTCACGCTGGGCCCCATGATCCTCTCGCTGTTGTTTTCGCTGATCCAGTGGGACGGCATCAGCGTGAAGACGATCCACTGGGTGGGCTTCGGCAATTACACGCGGGCGGCAGGCGACCCCGACGTGCACACGGCCCTCGTGAACACCGCCTATTACAGCTTCGTGAGCGTGCCGCTGAGCCTGGCCGTCGCCCTGGGTCTCGCCGTGCTGCTGAATCAGAAGATCCGAGGGCTGGCAGTCTTCCGCACCATCTTCTACATGCCCAGCGTCATCGGCGGCGTCGCCACCATCATGATGTGGCTGTGGGTGTTCAACCCCGACTACGGCCTCCTCAACGGCGCGCTCCGCAAGGGCTGCGACCTGCTGGCCGCGCTCGGCATCGAGTCCGCCCGCACCTGGGAACTGCCCAAGTGGCTGATGAGCGACCGCTGGGCCATGCCCTCGCTCATCCTCATGAACCTCTGGGGCGCGGGCGCCTCGATGCTCATCTTTCTCGCCGCGCTCCAGAACGTGCCCGACTCGCTCTACGAGGCCGCCGACCTCGACGGCGCGGGACGCTGGCGCAAGTTCCTTCATATCACCGTGCCGCAGATTTCGCCCGCCATTTTCTTCAACCTCGTGATGGGCATCATCGGCTCGTTTCAGGTCTTCACCCAGTCGTTTCTCATGACCGGAGGCGGGCCGAACAAGGCCACGCTCTTCTACGTCCTCTACCTTTACAACAAGGCTTTCCAGGACTTCGAGATCGGCTATGCCAGCGCCCTGGCGTGGATTCTGTTCATGATCATCATGTTTTTCACCCTGCTCGTGCTGCGGTCGAGCAAGCTCTGGGTGTACTACGAGGGCGAGTGA
- a CDS encoding sugar ABC transporter substrate-binding protein, producing MGEWITPEVVLWAAAALLAGLAAIASRFEAHRLAGAAGWACLAVFVLGSCVWLFADTYSHYYGQKEAALRVSYWGSYREHEMWKEIAAAFRERYPEIPLKREYITDRYEEKIQQLLLSNDAPDVMLFQDEPLPRFITSDKFQPLNDFCRTQGLEIQLDRDYWDTAVQSFRRGAQVYGIPIWGGDCLLIYNRDAFRNAGVPEPPPQWTMDEFLATCKRLTADTDGDGRLDRFAFDIPGWVYWLPFQYAFGSDYLDPTRTRWTLWGPEAEAAYQLWQDLRYKFHVAPQRAELTEGGNVAFMTGRVAMFVSGPWAMPPLNEAGVSFDIADIPSGPGGHGTRVTWDALVMFAGSTKKDWAWKFIHFATSLPAQEIVARYQRSVPALKAAKDAFIHANPKVQAKRFIDALAYARFQPITEHWMLMSREIGSETDLMLDNRQTPAETLRRLSRNPHLAKCFKMPETP from the coding sequence ATGGGCGAGTGGATCACCCCCGAGGTTGTGCTTTGGGCCGCCGCCGCGCTGCTGGCCGGCCTGGCGGCCATTGCCTCGCGCTTTGAGGCACACCGATTGGCGGGCGCCGCCGGCTGGGCCTGCCTCGCGGTGTTCGTTCTCGGCTCGTGCGTCTGGCTCTTTGCTGACACCTATAGTCACTACTACGGCCAGAAGGAGGCGGCACTGCGCGTCTCCTACTGGGGCTCGTACCGCGAACACGAAATGTGGAAGGAGATCGCCGCCGCCTTCCGAGAGCGCTACCCCGAAATCCCACTCAAGCGCGAGTACATCACCGACCGCTACGAGGAGAAAATCCAGCAGCTCCTGCTCTCGAATGACGCGCCCGACGTGATGCTCTTCCAGGACGAGCCGCTCCCCCGCTTTATCACCAGCGACAAGTTCCAGCCGCTCAACGACTTCTGCCGCACACAGGGGCTGGAGATTCAGCTCGACCGCGACTATTGGGACACCGCGGTCCAGTCGTTCCGCCGGGGCGCCCAGGTCTACGGCATCCCCATCTGGGGCGGTGACTGCCTCCTCATCTACAACCGCGACGCCTTCCGCAACGCGGGCGTTCCAGAACCCCCTCCACAGTGGACGATGGACGAGTTCCTGGCCACCTGCAAACGTCTCACGGCCGACACCGATGGCGACGGTCGCCTGGACCGTTTCGCCTTCGACATCCCCGGCTGGGTCTACTGGCTGCCCTTCCAGTATGCGTTCGGCTCGGACTACCTCGACCCGACCCGCACGCGCTGGACGCTCTGGGGGCCGGAGGCCGAGGCCGCCTACCAGCTCTGGCAGGACCTGCGCTACAAGTTCCACGTCGCGCCCCAACGGGCCGAACTCACCGAGGGCGGAAACGTGGCCTTCATGACAGGACGCGTCGCCATGTTCGTCAGCGGCCCCTGGGCCATGCCCCCGCTCAACGAGGCCGGGGTGAGCTTCGACATCGCCGACATCCCCAGCGGCCCAGGCGGCCACGGCACCCGCGTGACCTGGGACGCGCTGGTGATGTTCGCCGGCTCAACGAAGAAGGACTGGGCGTGGAAGTTCATCCACTTCGCCACGTCGCTCCCCGCGCAGGAGATCGTGGCAAGATACCAACGCTCCGTGCCCGCCCTCAAGGCGGCGAAGGACGCCTTCATCCATGCCAACCCCAAGGTCCAGGCGAAGCGGTTCATTGACGCCCTGGCCTATGCCCGTTTCCAGCCGATCACCGAGCACTGGATGCTCATGAGCCGCGAGATCGGGAGCGAGACGGATCTGATGCTCGACAACCGCCAGACGCCGGCGGAGACACTGCGCCGCCTCAGCAGAAACCCGCACCTCGCAAAGTGTTTCAAGATGCCGGAGACCCCGTGA
- the rsxE gene encoding electron transport complex subunit RsxE, whose amino-acid sequence MKIGELTKGFFRENPLFVIVLGVCPSLATSGSLQTALAMGAAVIFVCVGSNVGVSLLRKVIPGGVRIACFIVVISTFVTITDLFLKAYFPDISRTIGIFIPLIVVNCIMLGRAEAFASKNTVMDSLLDGIGMGCGYTLALLLMGTIRELSGNGSLFGVKVLPGYNPMTVMISPPGAFLLLGLLLGFFKWMQLRKAAAR is encoded by the coding sequence GTGAAGATCGGTGAGTTGACCAAGGGGTTTTTCCGTGAGAACCCGCTGTTTGTGATCGTCCTGGGCGTGTGCCCCAGCCTGGCGACGAGCGGGTCGCTGCAAACGGCTCTGGCGATGGGGGCCGCGGTCATCTTCGTGTGTGTGGGCAGCAACGTGGGCGTCTCGCTCCTGCGCAAGGTGATCCCGGGGGGAGTGCGCATCGCCTGTTTCATCGTGGTCATCTCCACATTTGTGACCATCACCGACCTGTTTCTGAAGGCCTACTTCCCCGACATCAGCCGCACGATCGGCATCTTCATCCCGCTGATCGTGGTGAACTGTATCATGCTCGGGCGGGCCGAGGCCTTCGCCTCCAAGAACACGGTGATGGATTCGCTGCTCGACGGCATCGGCATGGGCTGCGGCTATACTCTCGCCCTGCTGCTGATGGGGACCATTCGCGAGTTGAGCGGCAACGGGAGCCTGTTCGGTGTCAAGGTGTTGCCTGGCTATAACCCGATGACGGTGATGATCAGCCCACCTGGGGCGTTCCTGCTCCTCGGCCTCCTCCTCGGGTTCTTCAAGTGGATGCAACTGCGAAAGGCGGCCGCGAGATGA
- a CDS encoding Rnf-Nqr domain containing protein yields the protein MSLERIFLIVIGNLFVTNFVLARFLGLCPFVGVSKRTSDALGMGLAVTFVMAMASVLTHTIDSYVLRPQAPLLVALAGAESQIAREGLQAVLRTLVYILTIAAFVQLVEMFLKKNIPALYRALGIYLPLITTNCAVLGVALLNTPEDPAEMLTLPEAVIQGTAAGLGFTLVMLLMAGIRERIEALDLPEPMRGMPIAFVCTGLMALAFLGFTGMV from the coding sequence ATGAGCCTGGAACGCATCTTCCTGATCGTCATCGGCAACCTCTTTGTCACGAACTTCGTGCTGGCGCGCTTCCTGGGCCTCTGCCCATTTGTGGGCGTCTCGAAGCGGACGAGCGACGCGCTCGGGATGGGCCTGGCCGTGACGTTCGTGATGGCCATGGCCTCAGTGCTGACCCACACGATCGACAGCTACGTGCTCCGCCCGCAGGCGCCGCTGCTCGTCGCGCTGGCCGGAGCGGAGAGCCAGATCGCCCGGGAAGGGCTTCAAGCGGTCCTGCGCACGCTGGTCTACATTCTGACGATCGCCGCCTTCGTGCAACTCGTCGAGATGTTTCTAAAGAAGAATATTCCCGCACTGTATCGCGCCTTGGGCATCTACCTGCCGCTGATCACCACCAACTGCGCCGTGCTGGGCGTGGCCCTGCTGAACACGCCGGAGGACCCCGCGGAGATGCTCACGCTGCCCGAGGCGGTCATTCAGGGCACGGCGGCCGGCCTGGGGTTCACCCTCGTCATGCTGCTGATGGCGGGCATCCGCGAGCGCATCGAGGCGCTCGACCTGCCCGAGCCGATGCGCGGCATGCCCATCGCCTTTGTGTGCACGGGCCTCATGGCCCTGGCTTTCCTGGGCTTTACTGGAATGGTGTAA
- a CDS encoding DUF3568 family protein: MRTRLTVSAALAAVLSLGTAGCPAILVGTGAAMGAGALVWQSGWLRGNISEPIERVHRAAKSAVADFHVTLESDSLKPVSGVVDGTMPDGRRIVVETARRGDRETQVRIRVGFWGDQAVSLRIFEQIKKHL; the protein is encoded by the coding sequence ATGAGGACACGGCTCACCGTCTCAGCCGCTCTGGCGGCAGTTCTCTCCCTCGGAACAGCCGGCTGCCCGGCCATCCTCGTCGGTACCGGCGCGGCTATGGGCGCGGGCGCGCTCGTCTGGCAGAGCGGCTGGCTCAGAGGCAACATCTCCGAACCGATCGAGCGGGTCCACCGCGCCGCAAAGTCGGCCGTTGCCGACTTCCACGTGACGCTGGAGAGCGATTCGCTCAAGCCCGTCTCAGGCGTGGTGGACGGCACGATGCCGGATGGCCGCCGCATCGTGGTCGAGACCGCGAGGCGGGGCGACAGAGAGACCCAGGTGCGCATCCGCGTGGGCTTCTGGGGCGATCAGGCCGTCTCCCTCCGCATCTTCGAGCAGATCAAGAAGCACTTGTAG
- a CDS encoding glutamine amidotransferase: MKSIRSQTRSLIALLLLLSPAAAHAAPAAQVLEAEEALAQGAEAFRDDRASGKKAAGLLLGAAEKPLIQATIERPPGDYAAVFWLEAVPAELLHHLAVTLKAGDAAVTLRQLHFPVGKGYQPYELRCTHAGGKLALSVSAVGGSGFDGMRRSASDQERADSPTAKATPDDLVKPKARSADELEELDEGRDAARLAAYDHRLLCDRIELHPLRLSPALVTRVEVDKVHYLPGETVKARVWVAGGPGRLVAEDVTEVSDTREVFAQDLAARDAREPIEFAFQLGDREFGHELRCSFRQGDALLHSRSEFFGVSRSVFRIGICGPAGPQDMRSFTPAQAADTMQAAKRAYANWFERFAWAPCDYSNLAPETEVFYAGQTQYPGSITGYRNLIAEAHKVGVKAITYGKACAGGIEGFKTFQRHPEFFGHRPEGPASEAMSVFYLERMLANDYNLFAKPSDGGWQHWASLWCDWSNPATVEFGAHAIIRSVEMFGWDGIRWDGHFVGAQKRFLEILRAKCPTFVHGYNIAFANPGSRLFVPPDTTDFHEVAANHGMLMDESVRDWSHSNFSPGTIRPFYEALCREADYEKRIGGLPLAFTLDMGSNQDRTLGVLCALAAGQRYCYITSPGDFAFGPLPKFLTRYSALVWDDTRRVANAEAAIKVSALGVPPSGGLQGLRAEARTASEPWWRESVWLRTTPEGRQQLLIHLLNPPSYAAFSSRVQTPPTPLADVALKVATPAGAKLVRAVHASPDLPEGHVALEPKAEGEAQCVVLPRLRTWSIVALDYEGGPTPLFAVTTPIEDAAAELKRREAEAANKKEKERAEARTTSPFYKDYEKAFNADEDALKGNEKPAEFRLARNGVLDLHHARGAFSWLNPLESAVALLDAGRYTPSWVDFVGFKLGAKGCMDEFPDTWDQLRALDVLALDDVHAFALGPQRRAMVAAFVRAGGGLLVCGGYWNLSLGADHNTALADLLPVRIQKYRDILCDSRGLALKAEKPAFFGNVDFGSPVHAYTVDTSPLKPGVEVLATAGGRPAIVAATAGRGRIITILMNPCGDPAPGTRPYWQWPQWPQVLAACVKWLGAGAQAKDDPRQLARRLDPTKPTPQALMMDAVDLDSAKFTARLREARANMVDAESARTLLATAVDNAEKIEDLELLGDVADRAEPYLDASFAPLADKLLRSNQDFLRKAGYQILGMAGDAKFRAALEKGLEEKNPEVARQALIGLGRLGDAAAIPAVERALAAGADRLVALTVLLRLGKGDALPDALRAWEQGLIRRVRLKCGRGAAMDTLWGGVSFKLTPAQRRQALAEYRKVLRLEAEVKDDVQRFADLLRALPPDRLGPVIDFLVATETREVVPLAFALVSRLPADRAKAYRALMAQARLPELRLLAAD; the protein is encoded by the coding sequence ATGAAATCTATCCGCTCACAGACACGTTCGCTGATCGCCCTCCTCTTGCTGCTGTCTCCTGCGGCCGCACACGCGGCGCCGGCGGCCCAAGTCCTCGAAGCCGAGGAGGCGCTCGCGCAGGGAGCGGAAGCCTTCCGCGACGACCGCGCTTCGGGCAAGAAGGCCGCCGGCCTGCTCCTCGGCGCTGCCGAGAAGCCCCTCATCCAGGCCACCATCGAGCGGCCGCCCGGCGACTACGCGGCCGTCTTCTGGCTCGAGGCCGTCCCCGCCGAGCTCCTCCACCATCTGGCCGTCACGCTGAAGGCAGGCGACGCAGCCGTCACGCTCCGCCAGCTTCACTTCCCCGTGGGCAAGGGCTACCAGCCCTATGAGCTTCGCTGCACCCATGCCGGCGGCAAGTTGGCCCTCAGCGTGAGCGCCGTCGGCGGCAGCGGCTTCGACGGCATGCGCAGGAGCGCCTCCGACCAGGAACGCGCCGACTCGCCCACGGCCAAGGCCACCCCCGACGACCTCGTGAAGCCCAAGGCCCGCAGCGCCGACGAGTTGGAGGAACTGGACGAAGGGCGCGACGCGGCGCGCCTGGCTGCCTACGACCACCGCCTGCTGTGCGACCGCATCGAGCTTCACCCCCTCCGCCTCTCCCCTGCCCTCGTCACCCGCGTCGAGGTAGACAAGGTCCACTACCTCCCCGGCGAGACGGTGAAGGCACGCGTGTGGGTCGCAGGCGGCCCGGGCCGCCTGGTGGCCGAGGACGTGACCGAGGTGAGCGACACCCGCGAGGTCTTCGCCCAGGACCTCGCGGCCCGCGACGCCAGGGAACCAATCGAGTTCGCGTTCCAGCTCGGCGACCGCGAGTTCGGCCACGAGCTGCGCTGCTCGTTCCGCCAGGGCGATGCCCTGCTACACTCACGGAGCGAGTTTTTCGGCGTCAGCCGCAGCGTCTTTCGCATCGGCATCTGCGGGCCAGCCGGGCCGCAGGACATGCGGTCCTTCACCCCCGCCCAGGCCGCCGATACCATGCAGGCCGCCAAGCGCGCCTACGCCAACTGGTTCGAGCGCTTCGCCTGGGCGCCGTGCGACTACTCGAACCTCGCGCCCGAAACCGAGGTCTTCTACGCCGGCCAGACCCAATACCCCGGCTCGATCACCGGCTACCGCAACCTCATCGCCGAGGCCCACAAGGTCGGCGTCAAGGCCATCACCTACGGCAAAGCCTGCGCCGGCGGCATCGAGGGCTTCAAGACTTTCCAGCGCCACCCCGAGTTCTTCGGCCACCGCCCCGAAGGCCCCGCCTCCGAGGCGATGAGCGTCTTCTACCTCGAACGCATGCTCGCCAACGACTACAACCTCTTCGCCAAGCCCAGCGACGGCGGCTGGCAGCACTGGGCCAGCCTGTGGTGCGACTGGAGCAATCCCGCCACCGTCGAGTTCGGCGCCCACGCCATCATCAGGTCGGTCGAGATGTTCGGCTGGGACGGCATTCGCTGGGACGGGCATTTCGTGGGCGCGCAGAAGCGCTTCCTCGAAATCCTCAGGGCCAAATGCCCCACCTTCGTCCACGGCTACAACATCGCCTTCGCCAACCCGGGCAGCCGGCTCTTCGTGCCGCCCGACACCACCGACTTCCACGAGGTCGCCGCCAATCACGGCATGCTGATGGACGAGAGCGTGCGCGACTGGAGCCACTCGAACTTCTCCCCCGGCACCATTCGCCCCTTCTACGAGGCCCTGTGCCGCGAGGCCGACTACGAGAAGCGCATCGGCGGCCTCCCCCTCGCCTTCACCCTCGACATGGGCTCGAACCAGGACCGCACGCTTGGCGTCCTATGCGCCCTGGCCGCCGGCCAGCGCTACTGCTACATCACCTCGCCGGGCGATTTCGCCTTCGGCCCACTGCCCAAGTTCCTCACCCGCTACTCGGCCCTTGTGTGGGACGACACGCGGCGCGTGGCCAATGCTGAGGCCGCCATCAAGGTGAGCGCGCTCGGAGTGCCGCCTTCAGGCGGTCTTCAGGGCCTACGGGCTGAAGCCCGCACTGCAAGCGAGCCCTGGTGGCGCGAGAGCGTGTGGCTGCGCACCACGCCCGAGGGCCGCCAGCAGCTTCTCATCCACCTGCTCAACCCGCCGAGCTACGCGGCCTTCAGCAGCCGCGTGCAAACACCCCCCACGCCCCTCGCCGACGTGGCCCTGAAGGTCGCCACGCCCGCCGGCGCGAAGCTGGTTCGAGCGGTCCACGCGTCACCCGACCTGCCTGAAGGGCACGTGGCCCTGGAGCCGAAAGCCGAGGGCGAGGCTCAATGCGTCGTGCTTCCCCGCCTGCGCACGTGGAGCATCGTGGCCCTCGACTATGAGGGCGGCCCCACGCCGCTCTTCGCCGTCACGACGCCTATCGAGGATGCGGCGGCGGAGTTGAAGCGCCGAGAGGCCGAGGCGGCCAATAAGAAGGAGAAAGAACGGGCTGAAGCCCGCACTACGAGCCCGTTCTACAAGGACTATGAGAAGGCGTTCAACGCTGACGAAGACGCCCTGAAGGGTAACGAGAAGCCCGCCGAGTTTCGCCTCGCGCGCAACGGCGTGCTCGACCTGCACCACGCCCGCGGGGCGTTCAGTTGGCTCAACCCGCTCGAAAGCGCCGTCGCCCTCCTCGACGCCGGCCGCTACACGCCGTCGTGGGTGGACTTCGTGGGCTTCAAGCTCGGCGCGAAGGGCTGCATGGACGAGTTCCCCGACACCTGGGACCAGCTCCGCGCTCTCGACGTGCTGGCGCTGGACGACGTCCACGCCTTCGCCCTCGGCCCGCAGCGACGGGCGATGGTGGCTGCATTCGTCCGCGCCGGCGGCGGCCTCCTCGTGTGCGGCGGCTACTGGAACCTGTCGCTCGGCGCCGACCACAACACCGCCCTCGCCGACCTGTTGCCCGTGCGGATTCAGAAGTACCGCGACATCCTGTGCGACAGCCGCGGCCTCGCCCTCAAGGCCGAGAAGCCAGCCTTCTTCGGCAACGTGGATTTCGGGTCCCCCGTCCACGCCTACACGGTTGACACGTCGCCGCTCAAGCCGGGCGTCGAGGTGCTCGCCACGGCCGGCGGGCGGCCGGCCATCGTGGCCGCCACGGCTGGCAGGGGCCGTATCATCACCATCCTGATGAACCCCTGCGGCGACCCCGCCCCCGGCACCCGGCCCTATTGGCAGTGGCCGCAGTGGCCCCAGGTGCTCGCCGCCTGCGTGAAGTGGCTTGGCGCCGGCGCCCAGGCCAAGGACGACCCGAGGCAACTCGCGCGCAGGCTCGACCCCACCAAGCCCACGCCCCAAGCCCTGATGATGGACGCCGTGGACCTCGACAGTGCGAAGTTCACCGCCCGCCTGAGGGAGGCACGGGCGAACATGGTGGACGCCGAGAGCGCCCGCACCCTGCTGGCCACGGCGGTGGACAACGCCGAGAAGATCGAGGACCTGGAGCTGCTCGGCGACGTGGCCGACCGAGCCGAGCCGTACCTCGACGCGAGCTTCGCGCCCCTTGCGGATAAGCTCCTCCGGTCGAACCAGGATTTCCTGCGGAAGGCGGGCTACCAGATTCTGGGCATGGCCGGCGACGCGAAGTTCCGGGCCGCGCTGGAGAAGGGGCTGGAGGAGAAGAACCCCGAGGTCGCCCGACAGGCCCTCATCGGATTGGGCCGCCTGGGCGATGCCGCCGCCATCCCCGCCGTCGAGCGCGCCCTCGCCGCGGGCGCCGACCGGCTCGTCGCCCTCACCGTGCTGCTGCGTCTGGGCAAGGGGGATGCGCTGCCCGACGCCCTGCGGGCCTGGGAGCAGGGGCTGATCCGCCGCGTGCGCCTGAAGTGCGGGCGTGGCGCCGCCATGGACACCCTGTGGGGCGGCGTGTCGTTCAAGCTCACCCCCGCCCAGCGCCGCCAGGCGCTGGCCGAGTACCGCAAGGTGCTGCGCCTCGAGGCCGAGGTGAAGGACGACGTGCAGCGCTTCGCCGACCTCCTCCGCGCCCTCCCCCCTGACCGCCTGGGGCCGGTGATCGACTTCCTGGTCGCGACCGAGACGCGCGAGGTCGTGCCCCTGGCCTTCGCTCTCGTGAGCCGCCTGCCGGCCGACCGGGCCAAAGCCTACCGTGCCCTCATGGCGCAGGCCCGGCTCCCCGAGCTGCGTCTCCTCGCCGCCGACTGA
- a CDS encoding Do family serine endopeptidase, giving the protein MVRSRTSALIALMMGVVVGLGISVSLDWVQNLPAAPRLTDAEVNKELEALERQSQALAALAARVRPAVVTVYTTKIVRMSEHPEFDPFRFFFPDMPREFQGGPREFRRPGQGSGVIVQVEGKTGIILTNSHVASGQDELKVKLSDGREFDAKLRGSDPKTDIATLEITGSDLPVAKLGNSEIVQPGEMCMAIGSPFGLEQTVTIGHISAKGRRGFQRDKYENYIQTDAAINPGNSGGPLINLQGEVIGINTMIVTPSGVFSGVGLAIPINMAKTVMQELLEKGKVTRAWLGIVFSPLPKEAAELLKIDHGVQVNQVVPGDPADKAGVKEGDILLEFDGTKITDGEKFRELVARAKVGATVPVKVLRGKETLTLKVTLTEQPENVAQAGTRGALNRQLGLTVQDLTPELAEQLNAKGEKGVVVTQVDAAGPAAAAKPAPIVEGDIIQEVAQQPTDSVASFNKALAGADASKSILMLVRKRDGSKHFVVVKPRK; this is encoded by the coding sequence ATGGTCAGATCGCGTACGAGTGCGTTGATTGCCCTGATGATGGGCGTCGTGGTGGGTCTTGGGATCTCGGTGTCGCTCGACTGGGTGCAGAACCTGCCCGCGGCCCCACGCCTCACGGATGCCGAAGTGAACAAGGAGCTGGAGGCCCTGGAGCGCCAGTCGCAGGCCCTGGCGGCCCTGGCGGCCCGTGTGAGGCCCGCCGTGGTCACCGTCTACACGACCAAGATCGTCCGCATGAGCGAGCACCCCGAGTTCGACCCCTTCCGCTTCTTCTTCCCCGACATGCCCCGTGAGTTCCAGGGCGGCCCGCGGGAGTTCCGCCGGCCCGGCCAAGGCTCCGGCGTCATCGTGCAGGTCGAGGGCAAGACCGGCATCATCCTCACCAATTCGCACGTGGCCAGCGGCCAGGACGAGTTGAAGGTGAAGCTGAGCGACGGCCGCGAGTTCGACGCGAAGCTCCGGGGCTCGGACCCCAAGACCGACATCGCCACGCTCGAGATCACCGGCTCTGACCTGCCGGTGGCCAAGCTGGGCAATTCCGAGATCGTGCAGCCCGGCGAGATGTGCATGGCCATCGGCAGCCCCTTCGGCCTCGAGCAGACCGTCACCATCGGCCACATCAGCGCCAAGGGACGCCGCGGCTTCCAGCGCGACAAGTATGAGAACTACATCCAGACCGACGCCGCCATCAACCCCGGCAACTCGGGCGGCCCGCTCATCAACCTTCAGGGCGAGGTCATCGGCATCAACACGATGATCGTCACCCCCAGCGGCGTCTTCTCGGGCGTCGGGCTCGCCATCCCCATCAACATGGCCAAGACGGTGATGCAGGAACTCCTCGAGAAGGGCAAGGTCACCCGCGCCTGGCTCGGCATCGTCTTCAGCCCCCTGCCCAAGGAGGCCGCCGAGCTCCTCAAGATTGACCACGGCGTGCAGGTGAACCAGGTGGTGCCCGGCGACCCCGCCGATAAGGCGGGCGTGAAGGAGGGCGATATCCTCCTCGAATTCGACGGCACCAAGATCACGGATGGCGAGAAGTTCCGCGAGCTGGTCGCCAGAGCCAAGGTCGGCGCCACGGTGCCCGTGAAGGTCCTTCGCGGCAAGGAGACGCTGACGCTGAAGGTCACGCTGACCGAGCAGCCGGAAAACGTGGCACAAGCCGGCACCCGGGGCGCGCTCAACCGCCAGCTTGGCCTCACCGTGCAGGACCTCACGCCCGAGCTGGCCGAGCAGCTCAATGCCAAGGGCGAGAAGGGCGTCGTGGTGACCCAGGTGGATGCCGCCGGCCCCGCCGCGGCGGCGAAGCCCGCGCCCATCGTGGAGGGCGATATCATCCAGGAGGTGGCACAACAGCCCACCGACAGCGTGGCCTCGTTCAACAAGGCCCTCGCGGGCGCCGATGCCTCCAAGTCCATCCTCATGCTCGTCCGCAAGCGCGACGGCTCGAAGCACTTCGTCGTCGTCAAGCCGCGGAAGTGA